A region from the Nymphalis io chromosome 9, ilAglIoxx1.1, whole genome shotgun sequence genome encodes:
- the LOC126770488 gene encoding zinc finger protein 595-like isoform X3, translating to MNPDHHNINTGGGQPPGNSEAQNQRVQSTQQQQQGQANNLTPTTSATDLRVNSAAVNVALSSVAKYWVFTNLFPGPIPQVSVYGLPTGARIENGKPVQDLGQAHASLLNGDPNIILGHAGQQQVTVSAGGQQIPVSQIIANQATQGHESLVAHGAAEGGGATLSVAGAQTQQVPNNRVEFVQHNIDMGHHSQQHIMQQQLMAATRPEHSNQQIQLTVSEDGIVTVVEPGGGKLVDKDELHDAIKMPNDHTLTVHQLQQIVGHHQVIDSVVRIEQATGEPANILVTQNPDGTTSIETSAADPLIVKDEKNVSKIESTQFAIPAEIKDIKGIDLKSAMGMEGAVVKISTGTEHDLHAMYKVNVEDLSQLLAYHEVFGKLNSEGQPQAKVISEVEVEAGTSAALSEAESSPGHHSCDICGKIFQFRYQLIVHRRYHGESKPFTCQVCGSAFANPVELSKHGKCHLAGDPAERQAKRLAQDKPYACSTCHKTFARKEHLDNHVRSHTGETPYRCQFCAKTFTRKEHMVNHVRKHTGETPHRCEICKKSFTRKEHFMNHVMWHTGETPHHCQICGKKYTRKEHLVNHMRSHTNDTPFRCELCGKSFTRKEHFTNHILWHTGETPHRCDFCSKTFTRKEHLLNHVRQHTGESPHRCNFCAKSFTRREHLVNHVRQHTGETPFQCGYCPKAFTRKDHLVNHVRQHTGESPHKCSYCTKSFTRKEHLTNHVRQHTGESPHRCTYCAKSFTRKEHLTNHIRQHTGETPFKCTYCSKSFSRKEHLTNHVHLHTGETPHKCPFCTKTFSRKEHLTNHVRIHTGESPHRCEFCHKTFTRKEHLTNHLKQHTGDTPHTCKVCSKPFTRKEHLITHMRSHSCGERPYSCGECGKSFPLKGNLLFHERSHNKSANSANKSFRCEICSKEFMCKGHLVSHRRTHTDAVENAVNTEPAAEGEDCGDCNKCEKDVPERKHDTRATSESRATETNVAQTQTASPAVMQITSQQVRTGTATSVASVAAGTFTHTTNTQHHTGTTIAHHPVTVNY from the exons ATGAATCCTGATCATCATAATATAAACACGGGTGGTGGCCAACCTCCAGGCAATTCTGAG GCTCAGAATCAAAGAGTGCAATCAACGCAGCAACAGCAGCAGGGTCAAGCTAATAACTTGACTCCGACAACATCTGCTACTGATTTAAGAGTTAACTCAGCGGCGGTAAACGTTGCTTTGTCAAGCGTGGCCAAATACTGggtgtttacaaatttatttcccGGTCCAATACCTCAGGTTTCCGTATATGGGTTACCCACGGGTGCTAGAATTGAAAATGGGAAGCCTGTacag GATCTTGGACAGGCACATGCAAGTCTTCTAAATGGAgatcctaatattatattaggacATGCCGGACAACAACAAGTTACTGTTTCGGCAGGAGGTCAACAAATTCCTGTTTCACAGATTATTGCAAATCAAGCGACACAAGGCcatg AGTCGCTGGTGGCGCACGGTGCGGCGGAGGGTGGCGGCGCGACGCTTTCGGTGGCGGGCGCGCAGACCCAGCAGGTACCCAATAATCGGGTCGAGTTTGTACAACATAACATTGATATG GGCCATCACTCTCAGCAACATATAATGCAGCAACAGCTGATGGCTGCAACCCGTCCAGAACATTCTAATCAGCAG aTACAACTGACGGTGAGCGAGGACGGCATCGTGACCGTGGTGGAGCCGGGTGGCGGCAAGCTGGTGGACAAGGACGAGCTGCACGACGCCATCAAGATGCCCAACGACCACACACTCACCGTACACCAGCTGCAGCAGATCGTGGGCCACCACCAG GTGATAGACAGTGTGGTCCGCATCGAGCAAGCCACAGGCGAACCGGCCAACATCCTTGTGACGCAGAACCCGGACGGCACCACGTCCATAGAGACCAGCGCCGCCGACCCGCTCATTGTAAAAGACGAGAAAAACGTCTCCAAGATTGAGTCTACGCAGTTCGCTATACCCGCCGAGATTAAAGATATCAAGGGAATTGACTTAAAG AGTGCTATGGGTATGGAAGGGGCGGTGGTCAAAATATCCACTGGGACAGAACATGATCTTCACGCCATGTATAAAGTTAATGTAGAGGATCTTTCGCAATTACTTGCCTATCACGAAGTATTTGGAAAACTTAATTCTGAAGGCCAGCCACAAGCAaag GTGATCAGCGAGGTGGAGGTGGAGGCGGGCACGAGCGCCGCGCTGTCGGAGGCCGAGTCGTCGCCCGGACACCACTCGTGCGACATCTGCGGGAAGATCTTCCAGTTCCGATACCAACTCATAGTCCACAG ACGATACCATGGTGAAAGTAAACCATTTACATGTCAAGTATGTGGTTCTGCGTTCGCCAATCCAGTAGAACTATCGAAACACGGAAAATGTCATCTTG CCGGTGACCCCGCCGAGCGCCAAGCGAAACGATTGGCTCAAGATAAACCTTATGCTTGCTCCACTTGCCATAAGACATTTGCACGTAAGGAACATCTTGACAATCATGTCAGAAGCCACACCGGGGAGACGCCATACAG ATGCCAGTTCTGCGCGAAGACGTTCACGCGCAAGGAGCACATGGTGAACCACGTGCGCAAGCACACGGGCGAGACGCCGCACCGCTGCGAGATCTGCAAGAAGAGCTTCACGCGCAAAGAGCACTTCATGAACCACGTCATGTGGCACACCG GTGAAACGCCGCACCATTGTCAAATATGCGGCAAGAAGTATACTAGGAAGGAGCATTTAGTGAACCATATGAGATCACATACAAATGACACACCGTTCAGATGTGAACTGTGCGGCAAGTCCTTCACGAGAAAGGAACACTTCACCAATCATATATTGTGGCATACGG GCGAAACTCCACATCGTTGTGACTTCTGCTCCAAGACATTTACACGCAAAGAACACTTACTTAACCACGTGCGCCAGCATACGGGCGAGTCTCCTCATCGGTGCAATTTCTGTGCGAAATCCTTCACTCGTCGCGAACATCTTGTTAACCACGTTCGCCAACATACGGGCGAAACGCCATTTCAATGTGGTTATTGTCCTAAAGCGTTCACTCGAAAAGATCATCTTG tgaaTCACGTCCGCCAGCACACTGGGGAGTCCCCTCACAAATGTTCCTATTGCACAAAGTCATTCACGCGTAAGGAACATCTAACCAACCACGTACGGCAACACACGGGCGAGTCCCCCCATCGGTGTACATACTGCGCGAAGTCATTTACAAGAAAAGAACATTTAACTAACCATATaag aCAACATACTGGAGAGACACCATTCAAGTGTACATATTGTTCAAAGTCATTTTCTCGAAAAGAACATCTCACCAACCACGTACATCTTCATACAGGCGAAACGCCACATAAATGCCCCTTCTGCACGAAGACTTTTTCGAGAAAAGAACATTTGACTAATCATGTCAG aatacacaCTGGCGAGTCTCCTCATCGATGTGAATTTTGCCACAAGACATTCACGCGTAAAGAACATCTTACGAACCACCTCAAGCAGCACACTGGAGACACACCTCACACTTGTAAAGTGTGTTCTAAGCCTTTCACGAGAAAGGAGCATCTTATTACGCATATGAG gtCGCATAGTTGCGGGGAAAGGCCATACAGTTGCGGTGAATGTGGCAAATCATTCCCATTGAAAGGCAATTTGCTATTTCATGAGAGATCACACAACAAGAGTGCAAATTCTGCAAATAAATCTTTCCGATGTGAAATTTGCTCAAAGGAATTTATGTGCAAAG gtCATCTGGTTTCGCACAGACGAACACATACAGATGCAGTTGAAAATGCGGTTAATACGGAACCGGCAGCCGAAGGCGAAGACTGCGGAGACTGCAATAAATGTGAGAAAGATGTGCCAGAGAGAAAACATGATACAAG AGCAACATCAGAAAGTAGAGCTACTGAAACAAATGTAGCACAAACTCAAACGGCTAGTCCAGCAGTTATGCAAATAACCAGCcag CAAGTCCGAACTGGAACTGCCACAAGTGTAGCAAGCGTGGCAGCGGGTACTTTCACTCACACCACTAATACCCAACACCATACTGGTACAACAATAGCACATCATCCAGTCACAGTGAATTACTAG
- the LOC126770488 gene encoding zinc finger protein 595-like isoform X2: protein MNPDHHNINTGGGQPPGNSEAQNQRVQSTQQQQQGQANNLTPTTSATDLRVNSAAVNVALSSVAKYWVFTNLFPGPIPQVSVYGLPTGARIENGKPVQDLGQAHASLLNGDPNIILGHAGQQQVTVSAGGQQIPVSQIIANQATQGHESLVAHGAAEGGGATLSVAGAQTQQGHHSQQHIMQQQLMAATRPEHSNQQIQLTVSEDGIVTVVEPGGGKLVDKDELHDAIKMPNDHTLTVHQLQQIVGHHQVIDSVVRIEQATGEPANILVTQNPDGTTSIETSAADPLIVKDEKNVSKIESTQFAIPAEIKDIKGIDLKSAMGMEGAVVKISTGTEHDLHAMYKVNVEDLSQLLAYHEVFGKLNSEGQPQAKVISEVEVEAGTSAALSEAESSPGHHSCDICGKIFQFRYQLIVHRRYHGESKPFTCQVCGSAFANPVELSKHGKCHLAGDPAERQAKRLAQDKPYACSTCHKTFARKEHLDNHVRSHTGETPYRCQFCAKTFTRKEHMVNHVRKHTGETPHRCEICKKSFTRKEHFMNHVMWHTGETPHHCQICGKKYTRKEHLVNHMRSHTNDTPFRCELCGKSFTRKEHFTNHILWHTGETPHRCDFCSKTFTRKEHLLNHVRQHTGESPHRCNFCAKSFTRREHLVNHVRQHTGETPFQCGYCPKAFTRKDHLVNHVRQHTGESPHKCSYCTKSFTRKEHLTNHVRQHTGESPHRCTYCAKSFTRKEHLTNHIRQHTGETPHKCTYCSRAFTRKEHLNQHIRQHTGDMPHTCSYCNKSFTRKEHLVTHVRQHTGETPFKCTYCSKSFSRKEHLTNHVHLHTGETPHKCPFCTKTFSRKEHLTNHVRIHTGESPHRCEFCHKTFTRKEHLTNHLKQHTGDTPHTCKVCSKPFTRKEHLITHMRSHSCGERPYSCGECGKSFPLKGNLLFHERSHNKSANSANKSFRCEICSKEFMCKGHLVSHRRTHTDAVENAVNTEPAAEGEDCGDCNKCEKDVPERKHDTRATSESRATETNVAQTQTASPAVMQITSQQVRTGTATSVASVAAGTFTHTTNTQHHTGTTIAHHPVTVNY from the exons ATGAATCCTGATCATCATAATATAAACACGGGTGGTGGCCAACCTCCAGGCAATTCTGAG GCTCAGAATCAAAGAGTGCAATCAACGCAGCAACAGCAGCAGGGTCAAGCTAATAACTTGACTCCGACAACATCTGCTACTGATTTAAGAGTTAACTCAGCGGCGGTAAACGTTGCTTTGTCAAGCGTGGCCAAATACTGggtgtttacaaatttatttcccGGTCCAATACCTCAGGTTTCCGTATATGGGTTACCCACGGGTGCTAGAATTGAAAATGGGAAGCCTGTacag GATCTTGGACAGGCACATGCAAGTCTTCTAAATGGAgatcctaatattatattaggacATGCCGGACAACAACAAGTTACTGTTTCGGCAGGAGGTCAACAAATTCCTGTTTCACAGATTATTGCAAATCAAGCGACACAAGGCcatg AGTCGCTGGTGGCGCACGGTGCGGCGGAGGGTGGCGGCGCGACGCTTTCGGTGGCGGGCGCGCAGACCCAGCAG GGCCATCACTCTCAGCAACATATAATGCAGCAACAGCTGATGGCTGCAACCCGTCCAGAACATTCTAATCAGCAG aTACAACTGACGGTGAGCGAGGACGGCATCGTGACCGTGGTGGAGCCGGGTGGCGGCAAGCTGGTGGACAAGGACGAGCTGCACGACGCCATCAAGATGCCCAACGACCACACACTCACCGTACACCAGCTGCAGCAGATCGTGGGCCACCACCAG GTGATAGACAGTGTGGTCCGCATCGAGCAAGCCACAGGCGAACCGGCCAACATCCTTGTGACGCAGAACCCGGACGGCACCACGTCCATAGAGACCAGCGCCGCCGACCCGCTCATTGTAAAAGACGAGAAAAACGTCTCCAAGATTGAGTCTACGCAGTTCGCTATACCCGCCGAGATTAAAGATATCAAGGGAATTGACTTAAAG AGTGCTATGGGTATGGAAGGGGCGGTGGTCAAAATATCCACTGGGACAGAACATGATCTTCACGCCATGTATAAAGTTAATGTAGAGGATCTTTCGCAATTACTTGCCTATCACGAAGTATTTGGAAAACTTAATTCTGAAGGCCAGCCACAAGCAaag GTGATCAGCGAGGTGGAGGTGGAGGCGGGCACGAGCGCCGCGCTGTCGGAGGCCGAGTCGTCGCCCGGACACCACTCGTGCGACATCTGCGGGAAGATCTTCCAGTTCCGATACCAACTCATAGTCCACAG ACGATACCATGGTGAAAGTAAACCATTTACATGTCAAGTATGTGGTTCTGCGTTCGCCAATCCAGTAGAACTATCGAAACACGGAAAATGTCATCTTG CCGGTGACCCCGCCGAGCGCCAAGCGAAACGATTGGCTCAAGATAAACCTTATGCTTGCTCCACTTGCCATAAGACATTTGCACGTAAGGAACATCTTGACAATCATGTCAGAAGCCACACCGGGGAGACGCCATACAG ATGCCAGTTCTGCGCGAAGACGTTCACGCGCAAGGAGCACATGGTGAACCACGTGCGCAAGCACACGGGCGAGACGCCGCACCGCTGCGAGATCTGCAAGAAGAGCTTCACGCGCAAAGAGCACTTCATGAACCACGTCATGTGGCACACCG GTGAAACGCCGCACCATTGTCAAATATGCGGCAAGAAGTATACTAGGAAGGAGCATTTAGTGAACCATATGAGATCACATACAAATGACACACCGTTCAGATGTGAACTGTGCGGCAAGTCCTTCACGAGAAAGGAACACTTCACCAATCATATATTGTGGCATACGG GCGAAACTCCACATCGTTGTGACTTCTGCTCCAAGACATTTACACGCAAAGAACACTTACTTAACCACGTGCGCCAGCATACGGGCGAGTCTCCTCATCGGTGCAATTTCTGTGCGAAATCCTTCACTCGTCGCGAACATCTTGTTAACCACGTTCGCCAACATACGGGCGAAACGCCATTTCAATGTGGTTATTGTCCTAAAGCGTTCACTCGAAAAGATCATCTTG tgaaTCACGTCCGCCAGCACACTGGGGAGTCCCCTCACAAATGTTCCTATTGCACAAAGTCATTCACGCGTAAGGAACATCTAACCAACCACGTACGGCAACACACGGGCGAGTCCCCCCATCGGTGTACATACTGCGCGAAGTCATTTACAAGAAAAGAACATTTAACTAACCATATaag ACAGCATACGGGGGAGACTCCTCACAAGTGCACGTATTGCTCTCGCGCCTTCACGCGGAAGGAACACCTCAACCAACACATCAGACAACATACCGGGGACATGCCACATACCTGTTCATATTGTAACAAGAGTTTCACGAGGAAAGAACATCTTGTCACGCATGTTCG aCAACATACTGGAGAGACACCATTCAAGTGTACATATTGTTCAAAGTCATTTTCTCGAAAAGAACATCTCACCAACCACGTACATCTTCATACAGGCGAAACGCCACATAAATGCCCCTTCTGCACGAAGACTTTTTCGAGAAAAGAACATTTGACTAATCATGTCAG aatacacaCTGGCGAGTCTCCTCATCGATGTGAATTTTGCCACAAGACATTCACGCGTAAAGAACATCTTACGAACCACCTCAAGCAGCACACTGGAGACACACCTCACACTTGTAAAGTGTGTTCTAAGCCTTTCACGAGAAAGGAGCATCTTATTACGCATATGAG gtCGCATAGTTGCGGGGAAAGGCCATACAGTTGCGGTGAATGTGGCAAATCATTCCCATTGAAAGGCAATTTGCTATTTCATGAGAGATCACACAACAAGAGTGCAAATTCTGCAAATAAATCTTTCCGATGTGAAATTTGCTCAAAGGAATTTATGTGCAAAG gtCATCTGGTTTCGCACAGACGAACACATACAGATGCAGTTGAAAATGCGGTTAATACGGAACCGGCAGCCGAAGGCGAAGACTGCGGAGACTGCAATAAATGTGAGAAAGATGTGCCAGAGAGAAAACATGATACAAG AGCAACATCAGAAAGTAGAGCTACTGAAACAAATGTAGCACAAACTCAAACGGCTAGTCCAGCAGTTATGCAAATAACCAGCcag CAAGTCCGAACTGGAACTGCCACAAGTGTAGCAAGCGTGGCAGCGGGTACTTTCACTCACACCACTAATACCCAACACCATACTGGTACAACAATAGCACATCATCCAGTCACAGTGAATTACTAG
- the LOC126770488 gene encoding zinc finger protein 595-like isoform X1: protein MNPDHHNINTGGGQPPGNSEAQNQRVQSTQQQQQGQANNLTPTTSATDLRVNSAAVNVALSSVAKYWVFTNLFPGPIPQVSVYGLPTGARIENGKPVQDLGQAHASLLNGDPNIILGHAGQQQVTVSAGGQQIPVSQIIANQATQGHESLVAHGAAEGGGATLSVAGAQTQQVPNNRVEFVQHNIDMGHHSQQHIMQQQLMAATRPEHSNQQIQLTVSEDGIVTVVEPGGGKLVDKDELHDAIKMPNDHTLTVHQLQQIVGHHQVIDSVVRIEQATGEPANILVTQNPDGTTSIETSAADPLIVKDEKNVSKIESTQFAIPAEIKDIKGIDLKSAMGMEGAVVKISTGTEHDLHAMYKVNVEDLSQLLAYHEVFGKLNSEGQPQAKVISEVEVEAGTSAALSEAESSPGHHSCDICGKIFQFRYQLIVHRRYHGESKPFTCQVCGSAFANPVELSKHGKCHLAGDPAERQAKRLAQDKPYACSTCHKTFARKEHLDNHVRSHTGETPYRCQFCAKTFTRKEHMVNHVRKHTGETPHRCEICKKSFTRKEHFMNHVMWHTGETPHHCQICGKKYTRKEHLVNHMRSHTNDTPFRCELCGKSFTRKEHFTNHILWHTGETPHRCDFCSKTFTRKEHLLNHVRQHTGESPHRCNFCAKSFTRREHLVNHVRQHTGETPFQCGYCPKAFTRKDHLVNHVRQHTGESPHKCSYCTKSFTRKEHLTNHVRQHTGESPHRCTYCAKSFTRKEHLTNHIRQHTGETPHKCTYCSRAFTRKEHLNQHIRQHTGDMPHTCSYCNKSFTRKEHLVTHVRQHTGETPFKCTYCSKSFSRKEHLTNHVHLHTGETPHKCPFCTKTFSRKEHLTNHVRIHTGESPHRCEFCHKTFTRKEHLTNHLKQHTGDTPHTCKVCSKPFTRKEHLITHMRSHSCGERPYSCGECGKSFPLKGNLLFHERSHNKSANSANKSFRCEICSKEFMCKGHLVSHRRTHTDAVENAVNTEPAAEGEDCGDCNKCEKDVPERKHDTRATSESRATETNVAQTQTASPAVMQITSQQVRTGTATSVASVAAGTFTHTTNTQHHTGTTIAHHPVTVNY from the exons ATGAATCCTGATCATCATAATATAAACACGGGTGGTGGCCAACCTCCAGGCAATTCTGAG GCTCAGAATCAAAGAGTGCAATCAACGCAGCAACAGCAGCAGGGTCAAGCTAATAACTTGACTCCGACAACATCTGCTACTGATTTAAGAGTTAACTCAGCGGCGGTAAACGTTGCTTTGTCAAGCGTGGCCAAATACTGggtgtttacaaatttatttcccGGTCCAATACCTCAGGTTTCCGTATATGGGTTACCCACGGGTGCTAGAATTGAAAATGGGAAGCCTGTacag GATCTTGGACAGGCACATGCAAGTCTTCTAAATGGAgatcctaatattatattaggacATGCCGGACAACAACAAGTTACTGTTTCGGCAGGAGGTCAACAAATTCCTGTTTCACAGATTATTGCAAATCAAGCGACACAAGGCcatg AGTCGCTGGTGGCGCACGGTGCGGCGGAGGGTGGCGGCGCGACGCTTTCGGTGGCGGGCGCGCAGACCCAGCAGGTACCCAATAATCGGGTCGAGTTTGTACAACATAACATTGATATG GGCCATCACTCTCAGCAACATATAATGCAGCAACAGCTGATGGCTGCAACCCGTCCAGAACATTCTAATCAGCAG aTACAACTGACGGTGAGCGAGGACGGCATCGTGACCGTGGTGGAGCCGGGTGGCGGCAAGCTGGTGGACAAGGACGAGCTGCACGACGCCATCAAGATGCCCAACGACCACACACTCACCGTACACCAGCTGCAGCAGATCGTGGGCCACCACCAG GTGATAGACAGTGTGGTCCGCATCGAGCAAGCCACAGGCGAACCGGCCAACATCCTTGTGACGCAGAACCCGGACGGCACCACGTCCATAGAGACCAGCGCCGCCGACCCGCTCATTGTAAAAGACGAGAAAAACGTCTCCAAGATTGAGTCTACGCAGTTCGCTATACCCGCCGAGATTAAAGATATCAAGGGAATTGACTTAAAG AGTGCTATGGGTATGGAAGGGGCGGTGGTCAAAATATCCACTGGGACAGAACATGATCTTCACGCCATGTATAAAGTTAATGTAGAGGATCTTTCGCAATTACTTGCCTATCACGAAGTATTTGGAAAACTTAATTCTGAAGGCCAGCCACAAGCAaag GTGATCAGCGAGGTGGAGGTGGAGGCGGGCACGAGCGCCGCGCTGTCGGAGGCCGAGTCGTCGCCCGGACACCACTCGTGCGACATCTGCGGGAAGATCTTCCAGTTCCGATACCAACTCATAGTCCACAG ACGATACCATGGTGAAAGTAAACCATTTACATGTCAAGTATGTGGTTCTGCGTTCGCCAATCCAGTAGAACTATCGAAACACGGAAAATGTCATCTTG CCGGTGACCCCGCCGAGCGCCAAGCGAAACGATTGGCTCAAGATAAACCTTATGCTTGCTCCACTTGCCATAAGACATTTGCACGTAAGGAACATCTTGACAATCATGTCAGAAGCCACACCGGGGAGACGCCATACAG ATGCCAGTTCTGCGCGAAGACGTTCACGCGCAAGGAGCACATGGTGAACCACGTGCGCAAGCACACGGGCGAGACGCCGCACCGCTGCGAGATCTGCAAGAAGAGCTTCACGCGCAAAGAGCACTTCATGAACCACGTCATGTGGCACACCG GTGAAACGCCGCACCATTGTCAAATATGCGGCAAGAAGTATACTAGGAAGGAGCATTTAGTGAACCATATGAGATCACATACAAATGACACACCGTTCAGATGTGAACTGTGCGGCAAGTCCTTCACGAGAAAGGAACACTTCACCAATCATATATTGTGGCATACGG GCGAAACTCCACATCGTTGTGACTTCTGCTCCAAGACATTTACACGCAAAGAACACTTACTTAACCACGTGCGCCAGCATACGGGCGAGTCTCCTCATCGGTGCAATTTCTGTGCGAAATCCTTCACTCGTCGCGAACATCTTGTTAACCACGTTCGCCAACATACGGGCGAAACGCCATTTCAATGTGGTTATTGTCCTAAAGCGTTCACTCGAAAAGATCATCTTG tgaaTCACGTCCGCCAGCACACTGGGGAGTCCCCTCACAAATGTTCCTATTGCACAAAGTCATTCACGCGTAAGGAACATCTAACCAACCACGTACGGCAACACACGGGCGAGTCCCCCCATCGGTGTACATACTGCGCGAAGTCATTTACAAGAAAAGAACATTTAACTAACCATATaag ACAGCATACGGGGGAGACTCCTCACAAGTGCACGTATTGCTCTCGCGCCTTCACGCGGAAGGAACACCTCAACCAACACATCAGACAACATACCGGGGACATGCCACATACCTGTTCATATTGTAACAAGAGTTTCACGAGGAAAGAACATCTTGTCACGCATGTTCG aCAACATACTGGAGAGACACCATTCAAGTGTACATATTGTTCAAAGTCATTTTCTCGAAAAGAACATCTCACCAACCACGTACATCTTCATACAGGCGAAACGCCACATAAATGCCCCTTCTGCACGAAGACTTTTTCGAGAAAAGAACATTTGACTAATCATGTCAG aatacacaCTGGCGAGTCTCCTCATCGATGTGAATTTTGCCACAAGACATTCACGCGTAAAGAACATCTTACGAACCACCTCAAGCAGCACACTGGAGACACACCTCACACTTGTAAAGTGTGTTCTAAGCCTTTCACGAGAAAGGAGCATCTTATTACGCATATGAG gtCGCATAGTTGCGGGGAAAGGCCATACAGTTGCGGTGAATGTGGCAAATCATTCCCATTGAAAGGCAATTTGCTATTTCATGAGAGATCACACAACAAGAGTGCAAATTCTGCAAATAAATCTTTCCGATGTGAAATTTGCTCAAAGGAATTTATGTGCAAAG gtCATCTGGTTTCGCACAGACGAACACATACAGATGCAGTTGAAAATGCGGTTAATACGGAACCGGCAGCCGAAGGCGAAGACTGCGGAGACTGCAATAAATGTGAGAAAGATGTGCCAGAGAGAAAACATGATACAAG AGCAACATCAGAAAGTAGAGCTACTGAAACAAATGTAGCACAAACTCAAACGGCTAGTCCAGCAGTTATGCAAATAACCAGCcag CAAGTCCGAACTGGAACTGCCACAAGTGTAGCAAGCGTGGCAGCGGGTACTTTCACTCACACCACTAATACCCAACACCATACTGGTACAACAATAGCACATCATCCAGTCACAGTGAATTACTAG